CATAGCTCTACAGCACAAAGCCAGGATGATACACACATCTTTTTCACCCTCTTTCCACACCACTTTGTGTATCAGATGTGCTCAGGAACATCCTGTATAGATGGTTCAACCCTCTCCACTTCTGAGACCGCACAGCCCAAAAAAACATGATAGCCTGCTTCACTTCCCCCTAAATTATTCCATCTGTAAAGcacaaataacaaaatatatCTTTACTTCTAAGAGCTTCACTTATCTGCAGAAAAATAGAACTGCTTAAGAGTGAGCGAGTTAGATTGAGGAAGGGTCCAAGTACACACCTGCATGTTCTGGACCTCCCAAAAAATTCCTAAGGAAGAAGCATTCACAACTTGatccaaataaaaaaggagCCAGCTAGTGTTCAAGGAAAGGAGATAAATCCTATCCAAAATGCTGAATGCCTTCTCATCCTTCTCTCTAGAGCAGGATAAGGAGGATGGAGCTGTAGCTGTGAAACTTTTCTCTAAGTACTGAGATACATTAAGAATGAACATTccaaacacttcaaaatatcagaacaaaaaaaaaaaaaaaaaaaaaacccaccagttttttggttttgtttgggcttttttcaaAACATAGTGAAAACAGCATACAGAGCTTCAATATTCACagcacaaaccaaaaaccaaacagagcTCATTTGATCTAGTGTGCTTTTGTTAAGGTATTCAGAGACTTTAGTGCATTCTTTTTAGAACTAAGCTCAGAaactatatttaatttttcattttattagaaAACTAAAGTGTATGAGGCAAAGAAACATTTAATCAAACACACAACAGTGAAAACATGGCACTGACAAGGCAATTAGCCCAACCATTGTAACAAACTCTGCTTCAGGATTCTCTATTGCTTACAGTCAAGTATACATCATCTCTGCCATGTGAGACATTTTCTTGGGAATATATAAGTAGTATTCCATGTATCCCGAAAGATCTTCAATAGTCACGTCATCCACAAAGGCTCGAGCTTGCTCAGAACAAGACCTGGGAGAGCTTGCTGAGGCTGTCCCAGAGGGAGATCTGTTCTGGAGGGAGTGGGCATGGACTCCCAGGACTGCCTTCTCGCACTCGGACAGGACGCTCCGCAGCCCGGAGAAGGAGTACACCTCCATGGTGCACCACTGCTTGCACTGGCACTTCTTGTCCGTACAAGGGCACTGCCTGCCCTTGCTAAGCATGGATAAGGACTGGAAATCTGAGGTTTGCTTAGAACACAAGCTGTTCTCAAAGGATGAGGAGAGAGCAGGGCAGTTCTCCCCCCTCTTCTGCAAAGGCTCTTCGGCGGTGAAAGCTTCCAACGGTTCAGTTCTGTCGTTACTGGCCTCAAGGTGAGAATCCTGCCCGTCCTTCGTGCCATGTTCTGCTGGGACAAAAACATCTGAGCTGATGATACCCTTCGAAGTGTCTGCCTGGGGTTTGTGTTTCAGCTGGTTGTTGGCTTTCATGTTGCAATAGGTGAACTTGGGAGGGTGCAGGACCGGAGACTTGGAGCGCCGGCGCCGCGGGACCCTCGCCGATCCTCGGGAAGGCTTTCTCACACACCTGCAGGGTTCAACAGGTGAGCAAGTGGGTAACTCCAGAATATACACTACAGCTCAGTCACCtctaaaatgtgattaaaaacattttacaagattatttttctgcttggaagTACCAGATGACTGGTCACTTACAATCTCTGACAGAAAACATGGAGGACTCTGAAGAAATTCGGGTTCCCCCAAAGGAAAGATACATACAAGGAACTCTTATTCAAGGTGCTTCCCCCCAAGTCTTCTTATTCAAGGTGCTTC
This is a stretch of genomic DNA from Parus major isolate Abel chromosome 20, Parus_major1.1, whole genome shotgun sequence. It encodes these proteins:
- the LOC107213454 gene encoding oxidative stress-responsive serine-rich protein 1-like, producing MDLEAKDEEEESLQTAFKKLRVDAAGCIAALSVGDGMILRTTTRAAMDGAKQQTASSKEAWHGCVRKPSRGSARVPRRRRSKSPVLHPPKFTYCNMKANNQLKHKPQADTSKGIISSDVFVPAEHGTKDGQDSHLEASNDRTEPLEAFTAEEPLQKRGENCPALSSSFENSLCSKQTSDFQSLSMLSKGRQCPCTDKKCQCKQWCTMEVYSFSGLRSVLSECEKAVLGVHAHSLQNRSPSGTASASSPRSCSEQARAFVDDVTIEDLSGYMEYYLYIPKKMSHMAEMMYT